In Thermobaculum terrenum ATCC BAA-798, the DNA window CAACCAATTGTTGATCATTTATTATTCTGCCAACTTCTTTCTCTGCCTCTTCCCTCAACCTCTCAGCTTCAGCTTGAGCGGTGGATATGATTCTCTCACGTTCAGCCAGCATGCGCTTGCATTGTCTGACTTCATCGGGAATAGCAGTACGTAACTGATCTACTAACTCGAGCAACTCATCCTCGTCAATTAGTATCTTGTTAGTGAAACGCATTTTCTTAGAGCTATTAGCCAGTTGCTCTAGTTGATCTAGTAATGCGTATATATCCACAGTCCACATCCCTCCGATAGGGCTACCGCATTGCCTTCAACTCCGATACCGGCAATTCTACCCTGTTCACAGCTATTAAGCACAGAGGTACCTAATACCAGGCTAAGCCTCTAAGGTACAACTACCAGATTAATCCGTATTACGATCTCTTTCCGCTACTGTATAGATGCTAATGCATGAATCGCCATGGCATCGTTTTATCAGTAGCTCCAATGCACCTATTCTTTCAGCAAAGTTCCTCCTTGAGGTATGCCCTAGCACAAGCAAACCGTCAGCTGATAGCATACCTTTACGAGATATAAATGATAACACCTCTTCAATATCGGCGTCAGCATATGGCGGATCCATAAATATAAGATCGAATGGTTCCCCCTCATATGAAGCTAAGAAGGATTTAACTGACCGCTTGTGTACTTTGGCCCTATTTACTAGTTTAGTTTGTTCCAAATTAGCTCTTATAACGGCGCAAGCTGAAGAGTTTTGATCTACGAAATCTACAAAGTCAGCCCCTCTCGAAAGAGCCTCTATTCCAAGTGCACCTGTGCCCGCATACAGATCTAGCACTCTGCCTCTGGGCTGTTCCATAGGAGCAATAATGCTAAAGAGAGCCAGCCTAAGGCGATCGGTCATCGGTCTGGTACTAAGGCTACGCGGAGACTTTAAAGTTACTCCCC includes these proteins:
- the rsmD gene encoding 16S rRNA (guanine(966)-N(2))-methyltransferase RsmD gives rise to the protein MRVTGGELRGVTLKSPRSLSTRPMTDRLRLALFSIIAPMEQPRGRVLDLYAGTGALGIEALSRGADFVDFVDQNSSACAVIRANLEQTKLVNRAKVHKRSVKSFLASYEGEPFDLIFMDPPYADADIEEVLSFISRKGMLSADGLLVLGHTSRRNFAERIGALELLIKRCHGDSCISIYTVAERDRNTD